Proteins encoded by one window of bacterium:
- a CDS encoding right-handed parallel beta-helix repeat-containing protein produces MPCGWSGKKGQLWIAACLAVLCLILASGIYAQPLLEAFEGSFPPDGWYSFRQGLGDQGWQFSLLYEGDDWNASAFSPPEASAPIQSSYHWLLTPPLYPAPGQYSFSFYARTQFPAHAGTDTLFVLIAESGAAPESFTDTLLALRTGLAGEISTSFQRFALDLSSFDRTTIFVAFVHAVRGPDDNAVYLDSVSGPGLSAHPIPPFAPIPSDSASGVNVDAVLSWSNPFNPDVVDVYFSRDLADVENRDPSALVAFDLTASQFDPPSNFLSNTTYYWRVVARNTVGEAPGPVWRFTAGTGPLAGSYRIGGEDAEFASLSSAIAALVATGVAGPTTLRIAGGILAGPIVFPAIPGASLTSPVTFTRADTASTVTVTCSSPTDTAAVVFDNAAYLTLDGLNVVAGGGAVRHAVVIQRGSHHNTIRGGEIRGRGATVANSSCVCVYGAGTNDNILEDLPVRGAISGIRLECPAGESAHGNTVRDCTFDSVRYGVRIVRQANCHVTGNDIDPNAGSFDEVDGIWVGTTMPGDTVHIHGNQIDKVTTAGVYAVGIRVKTDSSAAVVRIYNNFLFDFRSTGSAQTRAIFISSGNVDVVSNSILIGDVTSSGATYGIYLGALNTQGRLTLLNNIFANFEATNAAYNVFSLSTAAILTSDYNIFHGSGSGYRVGRWGADQLTLASWQQATSGDSHSLTGNPFFMSATDLHLDGSSDLAHQNGAVVFYVMGDIDGEPRLLPPDRGADEYRYAAPPADLAVTGFIGLRDTYAEMADHVIEVIVQNRGSDPQVGVPVRLSFDGDLQDETTVSLAALASDTVSLIWFARHSPDTGVLKAQCHLAGDAKPDNDSLTAEAIIVPTPLSGDYTIGGANPDFVDFAAAVSALQLRGVSGPVNFQIAGGTYNGQVTLPAVPGASSVNRIVFRPDGTSGTVEIASNQAPASLVLSGARHVVAEGILVRAVSPNVVGVLVTQGSDSNEITGCTLIGSALEATTACGVRMTGGGNDDNRFTELSVSGFYHGIRGEGTASGPDVGTVVENCRITGSRIAVRMAYQHRAVLQSNELHPGYASASGTCYGLYLGATGVSETILADGNAIFGGVGGAGCGIYSATAGGTAVLRNNMIGAWNTTNADPTYGILIGGGAAEVQFNSLWMNDVPGSGWVVGIADTGTASVNAINNVIQISESENPAWCILHSGGSFVSDYNAFHLSATHNIQLRIGRWFNINLPALPDWQAATGHDPHSLTGDPGFVDSLNLHIRMQAGLLDGRGIAIAGADRDFDGETRTDPPDIGADEYEYRLVECDFGVSWAGSPPGKYSAHTSYPIPVRIVNNGILPQSSGQIRLSFDGITVNEAMVSLSSGEADTVVLNWATPSVALRQGTLIVRCYLEDDAVPQNDSVAASVLVVGLPLYGGYVVGTDSHSIHAQEFSDLTEAVTHLMLRGVEGTVTLELTGGIHDGPLVLGEIPGASSIRPVVFRSLNPYTQPAEITAGTGDAVVRLNGTDYVTFENLRLRAAASCTTVVSLADGACFNKFSDCELIGSDSASSVTMGVRILTDENDWNTFDAVSVRGAFYGIAFKGGPSGSIGQGNSVRSCRIQHARYGIYVGKQANCDIAGNDIQPGSLSNVVAACYGIYVTNLGDAGCVTIRENTIHDFADASGSVSNRAVGIFAAPTTGSTALIYNNFIYGFQTVGSLRVSPLYLSSGNVIVLHNSVLIENLPFGGDVTAVYISTGTGHVLKNNILVSQVQGRPSYGVFQVGGTGLSSNGNDLFGTSSQFVVGNICGTPYATFANWQAAGYDSSGISADPGFRGPRDLHIRETASTVNGRGVWTNLVIRDVDGELRGNPPDIGADEYEWQVAASAVHDLAILHTDGTIVLTWSRATGAARYHVYSGILPGFAISQENRVGTVTDTTFIDTFLPGVSLLRFYVVTSDDEPNAIQTHPGHGEANEQHLLK; encoded by the coding sequence TTGCCCTGCGGATGGAGTGGCAAAAAAGGCCAGCTTTGGATTGCTGCCTGCCTTGCGGTACTCTGTCTGATCCTTGCGAGCGGCATCTATGCCCAACCGCTACTCGAAGCTTTTGAGGGATCGTTCCCGCCCGACGGGTGGTACTCCTTCCGCCAAGGCCTTGGGGATCAGGGATGGCAGTTCTCGCTTTTATATGAAGGGGACGATTGGAATGCGAGCGCATTTTCACCGCCGGAAGCATCGGCACCGATCCAATCGTCCTATCACTGGCTGCTCACGCCTCCCCTCTACCCCGCACCGGGCCAATACTCGTTTTCGTTCTACGCTCGAACCCAGTTTCCGGCTCACGCGGGAACCGACACGCTCTTCGTGCTGATCGCCGAGTCCGGAGCCGCCCCCGAAAGTTTCACCGACACGCTGCTCGCGCTGCGAACCGGACTCGCGGGCGAGATCTCGACCTCGTTCCAAAGATTCGCGCTTGATCTCAGTTCGTTTGACCGCACCACGATTTTCGTGGCTTTCGTCCACGCGGTAAGAGGACCGGATGATAATGCCGTGTATCTCGACAGTGTGAGCGGACCCGGTTTGTCGGCCCATCCCATTCCGCCGTTCGCACCGATTCCTTCCGACTCGGCAAGCGGCGTGAACGTGGATGCGGTACTTTCATGGAGCAATCCGTTCAATCCCGACGTGGTGGACGTGTATTTTTCCCGCGATCTTGCCGACGTCGAGAATCGTGATCCGTCCGCGCTCGTGGCCTTCGATCTTACGGCGTCTCAGTTCGATCCGCCGTCCAACTTCCTGAGCAACACTACGTACTACTGGCGGGTCGTGGCGAGAAACACGGTCGGCGAAGCTCCGGGGCCGGTCTGGCGATTCACTGCCGGGACGGGGCCGCTGGCGGGCAGCTATAGAATAGGCGGAGAGGACGCGGAATTCGCATCGTTGTCCAGTGCAATTGCGGCGCTCGTGGCCACAGGCGTCGCCGGACCGACCACGTTACGCATCGCCGGCGGGATACTTGCGGGACCCATCGTGTTCCCGGCGATTCCCGGCGCGAGTCTCACTTCTCCGGTGACTTTCACGAGAGCCGACACTGCGAGCACGGTCACTGTCACGTGCAGCAGCCCGACCGACACGGCTGCGGTAGTTTTCGACAACGCGGCCTACCTGACGCTTGACGGTCTGAACGTTGTGGCGGGCGGCGGTGCGGTTCGCCACGCTGTGGTGATCCAACGGGGAAGTCATCACAATACGATCCGGGGCGGCGAGATTCGTGGACGCGGGGCGACGGTGGCCAACAGCTCGTGTGTTTGCGTGTACGGAGCGGGCACCAATGACAATATTCTCGAAGACCTTCCGGTGCGGGGCGCGATCAGCGGAATCCGGCTGGAGTGTCCGGCGGGAGAATCCGCGCACGGCAACACCGTGCGAGATTGCACCTTTGACAGCGTTCGTTATGGAGTGCGTATTGTCCGTCAGGCGAACTGTCATGTCACCGGAAACGACATTGATCCGAATGCCGGTTCTTTCGATGAGGTGGATGGAATCTGGGTCGGCACAACGATGCCCGGCGATACGGTGCACATCCACGGGAATCAGATTGACAAAGTCACCACGGCCGGCGTCTATGCGGTCGGCATTCGCGTGAAGACCGACTCCAGCGCGGCGGTCGTCAGAATCTACAACAACTTTCTGTTCGATTTCCGTTCCACCGGCTCGGCTCAGACACGGGCGATCTTCATCTCTTCGGGGAACGTGGACGTGGTGTCGAACAGCATTCTCATCGGCGACGTGACTTCTTCGGGCGCCACCTACGGAATCTATCTGGGAGCGCTGAACACGCAGGGCCGACTGACGCTGCTGAACAACATCTTCGCGAATTTCGAAGCCACCAATGCGGCCTACAACGTTTTCTCTTTATCCACGGCCGCGATACTCACGTCCGACTACAACATTTTCCACGGCAGCGGCAGCGGCTATCGCGTTGGTCGCTGGGGGGCCGATCAGCTCACTCTGGCAAGCTGGCAACAGGCAACCAGCGGTGACTCTCACAGCTTAACGGGCAATCCGTTTTTCATGAGCGCGACCGATCTGCATTTGGACGGCAGCAGCGATCTGGCTCATCAAAATGGAGCCGTTGTTTTCTATGTAATGGGCGACATTGACGGAGAGCCTCGGCTTCTCCCCCCCGATCGCGGGGCCGACGAGTATCGTTATGCCGCTCCACCGGCCGATCTGGCCGTGACCGGATTCATCGGCCTGCGAGACACGTATGCGGAGATGGCCGACCACGTGATCGAAGTGATCGTGCAAAATCGCGGGTCGGATCCGCAGGTGGGTGTGCCGGTTCGTTTGAGTTTCGACGGGGATCTGCAGGATGAAACCACCGTGAGTCTGGCAGCTCTCGCCAGCGATACGGTTTCATTGATCTGGTTCGCGAGACATTCTCCCGATACAGGAGTTCTGAAGGCTCAGTGCCATCTGGCGGGTGACGCGAAGCCCGATAACGACAGCCTGACGGCCGAAGCAATCATCGTTCCCACGCCTCTTTCCGGAGACTACACGATCGGCGGCGCGAATCCCGATTTCGTAGACTTCGCGGCGGCTGTGAGTGCGCTGCAGCTTCGCGGAGTCTCGGGACCCGTCAACTTCCAGATCGCCGGAGGAACATACAACGGGCAGGTAACACTCCCCGCCGTTCCCGGTGCATCGAGCGTGAACCGGATCGTGTTTCGGCCGGACGGTACTTCCGGAACGGTCGAGATCGCATCCAATCAGGCTCCGGCGAGCCTGGTTTTGAGTGGAGCCCGGCACGTCGTCGCGGAAGGAATCCTGGTGCGCGCCGTGAGTCCCAACGTCGTCGGAGTGCTCGTTACTCAAGGATCGGACAGCAACGAAATCACCGGCTGCACTCTGATCGGATCGGCCCTCGAAGCAACCACCGCCTGCGGAGTGCGGATGACCGGCGGCGGCAATGACGACAACCGTTTCACGGAGCTTTCCGTCAGCGGATTTTATCATGGAATCCGCGGCGAGGGCACGGCATCGGGGCCGGATGTCGGCACCGTCGTGGAGAATTGCCGCATAACCGGCTCGCGGATTGCCGTTCGCATGGCCTATCAACACCGAGCGGTTCTGCAGAGCAACGAACTCCATCCCGGTTATGCGAGCGCGAGCGGCACCTGCTACGGATTGTATCTTGGCGCGACCGGTGTCAGCGAAACGATTCTGGCCGACGGCAACGCAATCTTCGGAGGAGTTGGCGGAGCGGGCTGCGGAATCTACTCGGCCACCGCCGGAGGAACGGCGGTTCTTCGCAACAACATGATCGGCGCGTGGAACACCACCAACGCCGACCCGACCTATGGAATTCTTATCGGCGGCGGCGCGGCGGAAGTCCAGTTCAACAGCCTTTGGATGAACGACGTGCCCGGCAGCGGATGGGTTGTCGGGATCGCCGATACGGGAACGGCGTCGGTGAATGCGATCAACAACGTCATCCAGATCAGCGAAAGCGAGAATCCGGCGTGGTGTATCCTGCATTCCGGCGGCTCGTTCGTTTCCGACTACAATGCCTTCCACCTCTCGGCAACGCATAATATTCAACTCCGGATTGGACGCTGGTTCAACATTAATTTGCCTGCGCTCCCCGACTGGCAGGCAGCCACCGGACACGACCCGCACAGTTTGACCGGTGATCCGGGATTCGTGGACTCGTTGAACCTGCATATCCGCATGCAAGCCGGTCTGTTGGACGGACGGGGGATTGCAATTGCCGGAGCCGACCGGGACTTCGACGGTGAAACGCGAACCGATCCTCCGGATATCGGTGCTGACGAATACGAGTACCGTCTGGTGGAGTGTGACTTCGGTGTTTCTTGGGCGGGTTCACCGCCGGGGAAATATTCCGCCCATACATCTTATCCCATCCCGGTGCGCATCGTCAACAACGGAATCCTGCCCCAGAGTAGCGGACAGATTCGGTTGTCCTTCGACGGGATCACCGTCAACGAGGCGATGGTCTCTCTGTCGTCGGGCGAGGCGGATACGGTGGTATTGAATTGGGCGACTCCCAGCGTTGCCTTACGGCAAGGTACGTTAATAGTACGCTGTTACCTCGAGGACGACGCCGTCCCCCAGAATGACAGTGTCGCCGCGAGTGTACTGGTGGTCGGTCTCCCGCTGTATGGAGGTTACGTCGTCGGAACCGATTCGCACTCCATTCATGCACAGGAATTCTCCGATCTGACCGAAGCCGTGACTCACCTCATGCTGCGGGGAGTGGAAGGAACCGTCACGCTCGAACTGACCGGGGGAATCCATGACGGACCGCTGGTTCTGGGAGAAATTCCCGGCGCATCCTCCATCCGGCCGGTGGTTTTTCGAAGCCTTAATCCCTATACGCAACCGGCGGAGATCACGGCCGGCACCGGCGACGCTGTGGTGAGGTTGAACGGTACGGATTACGTAACCTTCGAGAATCTGCGCCTGCGGGCTGCCGCGAGCTGCACAACCGTGGTCAGCTTGGCCGACGGAGCCTGCTTCAATAAGTTTTCGGATTGCGAATTGATCGGCAGCGATTCGGCCAGCAGCGTGACAATGGGCGTGCGCATTCTGACCGATGAGAATGATTGGAACACGTTCGACGCCGTGTCGGTGCGGGGCGCGTTCTACGGAATCGCTTTCAAGGGCGGTCCAAGCGGTTCGATCGGCCAAGGGAACAGCGTGCGGAGCTGTCGGATCCAACACGCGCGCTATGGCATCTACGTCGGCAAACAAGCGAACTGTGATATTGCCGGGAATGACATCCAGCCCGGATCGCTTTCGAACGTGGTCGCCGCCTGTTATGGGATCTACGTAACAAACCTCGGGGACGCCGGATGCGTGACCATTCGCGAAAACACGATTCACGACTTCGCGGACGCATCCGGCTCGGTGTCCAATCGCGCCGTAGGGATTTTCGCCGCCCCCACCACCGGCTCAACCGCGCTGATCTATAATAATTTCATCTACGGATTCCAAACCGTCGGCAGCTTGCGGGTAAGTCCGCTCTATCTTTCCTCGGGCAATGTCATCGTCCTCCACAACAGCGTACTCATTGAGAACCTGCCCTTTGGCGGAGACGTAACGGCGGTATATATTTCCACCGGGACGGGCCACGTTTTGAAGAACAATATTCTGGTTTCTCAGGTACAGGGCCGACCCAGCTACGGAGTTTTCCAAGTGGGTGGAACCGGCCTATCCAGCAACGGCAATGATCTTTTCGGAACATCTTCCCAGTTCGTTGTCGGCAATATCTGCGGTACGCCCTATGCGACATTTGCCAACTGGCAGGCCGCCGGATACGACAGCAGCGGAATCTCGGCCGACCCCGGTTTTCGCGGACCACGCGACCTGCATATCCGCGAGACCGCCAGCACCGTGAACGGGCGGGGAGTCTGGACGAACTTGGTCATCCGGGACGTGGATGGCGAGTTACGCGGGAATCCTCCCGACATCGGTGCCGATGAATACGAGTGGCAGGTTGCCGCCAGCGCCGTCCACGATCTTGCCATTCTTCACACGGACGGGACCATCGTGCTCACGTGGAGCCGGGCGACAGGGGCTGCCCGCTATCACGTCTATTCCGGAATCCTGCCCGGATTCGCGATCAGCCAGGAAAATCGTGTAGGGACGGTAACCGACACCACGTTTATTGACACGTTCTTGCCCGGAGTTTCGCTTCTCCGCTTCTATGTGGTCACATCCGATGATGAACCGAACGCTATTCAAACCCATCCGGGACATGGCGAAGCGAACGAACAGCATCTCCTGAAATAG
- a CDS encoding universal stress protein translates to MEALRCSLALSKAMQSRLTVLEVVAPSRQPMESNAPVWGLVGGVPHLRSSSPDPRRPQDAQVPTEQTPVGVPAMLDGCAFLGRVLGECDLEGVEFEARITVGTPATEVLLAARKHGCGLIVAGSSPRAGLIACLGRGVAETVVEISDRPVLILPSPQQTSASPA, encoded by the coding sequence GTGGAAGCGTTGCGATGCTCTCTGGCTCTGTCCAAGGCAATGCAATCGCGCCTGACGGTACTGGAAGTGGTTGCTCCGTCCCGTCAACCGATGGAATCGAATGCTCCCGTTTGGGGGTTAGTCGGAGGCGTCCCCCACCTGCGATCTTCCTCGCCGGATCCTCGCCGCCCGCAAGATGCACAAGTGCCGACGGAACAAACGCCCGTCGGCGTGCCGGCGATGCTCGACGGATGCGCATTTCTCGGGAGAGTCTTGGGAGAGTGTGATTTGGAAGGAGTCGAGTTCGAGGCCCGAATTACCGTCGGCACACCGGCTACCGAGGTTCTCCTGGCGGCCCGGAAGCACGGTTGCGGATTGATCGTTGCCGGATCCTCCCCCCGCGCGGGACTGATCGCCTGCCTCGGTCGCGGAGTGGCCGAGACGGTTGTCGAGATCTCTGACCGACCGGTTCTTATCCTGCCCTCACCACAGCAAACATCCGCCTCACCTGCCTGA
- a CDS encoding Rrf2 family transcriptional regulator — protein sequence MRALVHLAMARGKGPVLASHIAETEGVPLPFLSKILHQLKVAGIVAATRGQKGGYILQKDPSKLTLLDVAHLTDHVDFGEQCLLGYKFCEENCNCVLHKEWEGIKSQIQKFLRTKTIAQLADDGARESLDVNGMLRLRQPPLRPPYEVTSAEF from the coding sequence GTGCGCGCACTTGTGCACTTGGCGATGGCTCGGGGCAAGGGTCCGGTTCTCGCCAGCCATATCGCCGAAACCGAAGGCGTCCCGTTACCCTTCCTGTCGAAAATCCTCCACCAGCTCAAGGTTGCGGGCATCGTGGCCGCCACCCGCGGACAGAAAGGTGGATACATTCTGCAGAAGGATCCGTCCAAGCTCACCCTATTGGATGTTGCTCATTTAACGGATCACGTGGATTTTGGCGAGCAATGCCTGCTGGGCTACAAGTTCTGTGAGGAAAACTGCAACTGCGTCCTCCACAAGGAGTGGGAAGGGATCAAGAGCCAGATTCAGAAGTTCCTCCGAACCAAGACCATCGCCCAGCTTGCCGATGACGGTGCGCGCGAGTCGCTGGACGTGAACGGGATGCTGCGACTACGCCAGCCGCCGCTGCGTCCACCCTACGAAGTGACGAGCGCGGAGTTCTGA
- a CDS encoding T9SS type A sorting domain-containing protein gives MFRRLVCAALITLCMASGLNAEVYSLAPADQIANVTHGYSIGLNDKIPIVVDMYPRIPGEEMVFVANSGDSPFLLVASGSDGIIIGGPYPIPPAGPGLSEVGTPVCGDFNGDGFWDVAVTRVGRRGGLEITDEVAGFTYVLVWYGGESGPTGGFLTSPEYGLSSPTLVARDVTGDGHDELFLSGICRLVQHEWQCEEYWIWKLTYAAMAIGVEESAFHTLWGPVVIETDPVVGLQNGIYSNDSVSAVERSMPVITHEDGPAGQYVFSMMYAYPLVQYDWENCVFSPQPKFKETVKIRHVDAATGQICHEDTVNWWRDSNEPWFEGWDNWVRHPVSSLQTEDLDDVYLPYWTQRELAESNSMLGGCGAPYDFDHGEPLDNCIALGQWESHGCTIIGGDGRYNSQMHFLCYDVYHHCFRSPGTPQGEVPPIPRSGEAAYHFREHLKIGSPLSTHLDDPQTANVVEDHNPETISFGMASGILFELRPWEEMYPKNGYMYAGMNWIAHEGSEQDHTTRLYPHYRTWFVNRLRPFDGLPTTGDNRTGGFYNPDQYLSPGHLWDHDRDLPQTSLISFDRHDLGMIESHDFENTAYHYTRYATIVPDPMDGYEATTSSWRFQIRNPLPDDHSNRADTISTNGDAVSFSIGDYPFSPAPVIVRTNEGKMGIAAILPADNNITIKGFQLHQLPTDGLPDQIIDYRREWMQTTQPYQNPRHTNCAWEIWNHQTIQNAVTWSGRIYADALVMQAGVTLTRGTVVEFRPGTVCHNAQYFHAVHPLGDEWPIFFNRDNLRPVTLIYEIYGFDLVLEYQFSGAFTLVFHVHGNPDDPTRITFPPPSPTISSIPANPNGNTIELINCDNLILDGVTIQGDPEGRTGTGIYIEKCPSTVRIVNSTISDVETGIGSTLSNARLDSLIIENCSGNGIEWSNDYPEGGKAGRIDNCVIRNNGLNEQDYAGCTFYAASPILACNDFENNNSCAVFALGDAAPSFYDWETANTGANDFSGVGGYPIIRIKEAAPIFAGGMNNFILGECAAYCEELSPTPKTHDLRNNHFEPKAKIEYFFPPDPKFWLFDPQSDPGVCKGEMIPPPPPGGGSKALCDGDLFIGANEPDSARSHYAEAVALSGDTAASGSAALERLANLDPILPPVGLELQKDALFNLSYSFDADSNFDAADSTRDSIMAIANGFDSLRIEYDLCVSELLRSQPEKSGEVDSRQRAADQRHRSILLDRLMGIHHKTSKEPSAVPRVSALHPAYPNPFNPSTTICYDVESAGLVTVEVFDLMGRKVTVLVNQTLSAGSYSVTWDARSVPSGMYFCRMQAGDFVNTKKMVLLR, from the coding sequence ATGTTTAGGAGACTTGTTTGTGCGGCGCTTATCACCCTCTGTATGGCTTCGGGATTAAATGCTGAAGTCTATAGTTTAGCGCCTGCGGACCAAATTGCCAATGTCACCCATGGGTATTCTATCGGTCTGAACGACAAGATTCCGATCGTCGTTGACATGTATCCGCGTATTCCGGGCGAAGAGATGGTCTTCGTTGCGAATTCGGGCGACTCCCCGTTCCTTTTAGTTGCCAGCGGATCGGATGGGATAATCATCGGCGGACCCTACCCCATTCCGCCGGCGGGGCCGGGGCTGAGCGAGGTGGGTACACCCGTCTGTGGCGATTTCAACGGCGACGGCTTTTGGGACGTGGCAGTTACCCGAGTCGGAAGAAGGGGAGGATTGGAGATCACTGATGAGGTAGCAGGTTTCACGTACGTCCTTGTGTGGTACGGTGGCGAGAGCGGCCCAACGGGTGGATTTCTGACCTCCCCTGAGTATGGACTAAGCAGTCCGACTCTTGTGGCTCGTGACGTAACCGGCGATGGACATGATGAATTATTTCTATCCGGAATTTGCAGGCTTGTCCAGCACGAATGGCAATGTGAGGAGTATTGGATATGGAAGCTTACATATGCTGCAATGGCTATCGGAGTCGAAGAGTCCGCGTTTCATACCCTATGGGGGCCTGTTGTGATCGAAACGGACCCTGTCGTTGGATTGCAGAACGGTATCTATTCAAACGACTCCGTTTCTGCCGTCGAGCGAAGTATGCCAGTCATCACCCATGAAGATGGTCCCGCCGGACAGTATGTTTTCAGCATGATGTACGCATATCCGTTGGTGCAATACGACTGGGAAAACTGCGTGTTTTCTCCGCAGCCGAAATTCAAGGAGACGGTCAAAATCAGGCATGTGGATGCTGCCACCGGACAGATATGTCATGAAGATACGGTCAACTGGTGGCGAGATTCAAACGAACCGTGGTTCGAGGGATGGGACAATTGGGTCCGTCATCCGGTAAGTAGTCTGCAAACAGAGGATCTGGATGATGTATACCTTCCCTATTGGACACAACGAGAACTTGCCGAATCCAACTCGATGTTAGGAGGCTGCGGAGCGCCATACGACTTTGACCATGGCGAACCCCTGGACAACTGCATTGCTCTGGGGCAGTGGGAATCCCATGGATGCACAATCATCGGAGGGGATGGGCGGTATAATTCTCAGATGCATTTCCTCTGTTACGACGTCTATCACCATTGTTTCCGCAGCCCCGGGACTCCGCAGGGTGAAGTTCCACCAATTCCGAGGAGTGGGGAAGCGGCTTATCACTTTCGTGAGCACCTGAAAATCGGAAGCCCTCTTTCCACGCATTTGGATGATCCGCAGACAGCAAATGTGGTCGAGGATCATAATCCCGAAACCATATCCTTCGGGATGGCCAGCGGTATTTTGTTTGAACTTCGCCCCTGGGAGGAGATGTATCCCAAGAATGGCTACATGTATGCAGGCATGAACTGGATCGCGCATGAAGGATCAGAGCAAGACCACACGACGCGACTCTATCCCCACTACCGGACGTGGTTCGTGAACCGCCTGCGTCCCTTTGACGGACTTCCAACCACTGGCGATAACCGTACCGGTGGATTCTATAACCCGGATCAGTACCTTTCTCCCGGTCACCTGTGGGATCATGACCGCGACTTGCCGCAGACTTCTCTGATTTCTTTCGATCGTCATGATCTCGGAATGATTGAATCCCATGACTTCGAGAATACGGCCTATCACTACACCCGATACGCGACCATTGTCCCGGATCCGATGGATGGCTATGAGGCGACAACGAGTTCCTGGCGATTCCAGATCCGCAATCCGCTTCCTGACGATCATTCGAATAGGGCGGATACCATTTCAACCAACGGGGACGCCGTTTCCTTTTCGATTGGCGATTATCCGTTTTCACCGGCTCCGGTCATCGTTCGCACGAACGAGGGCAAGATGGGGATAGCGGCGATTCTCCCTGCCGACAACAACATCACCATTAAGGGATTTCAATTGCATCAATTGCCGACGGATGGTCTTCCGGATCAGATCATTGACTATCGTCGCGAGTGGATGCAGACGACGCAACCCTACCAGAATCCCCGCCACACCAATTGTGCATGGGAAATCTGGAACCACCAAACCATTCAGAATGCGGTCACTTGGTCCGGCCGTATCTACGCTGACGCCTTGGTTATGCAAGCCGGAGTAACTCTCACCCGCGGTACCGTCGTTGAATTCAGACCCGGAACGGTGTGCCACAATGCGCAGTATTTTCATGCCGTGCATCCTCTGGGGGATGAATGGCCGATTTTCTTCAACCGGGACAACCTTCGGCCTGTCACTCTGATCTACGAGATCTATGGATTCGATCTCGTCCTAGAATACCAGTTCTCCGGAGCCTTTACCCTCGTTTTCCACGTTCATGGGAATCCGGATGACCCAACGCGTATCACCTTTCCTCCTCCCAGCCCCACCATAAGCTCGATCCCGGCCAATCCCAACGGCAACACGATCGAACTCATCAATTGTGACAACCTCATCCTCGACGGTGTCACAATCCAGGGCGATCCCGAAGGGCGTACGGGTACGGGGATCTACATTGAGAAATGTCCCTCGACGGTTCGCATCGTCAACAGCACGATCTCGGATGTTGAAACCGGAATCGGTTCCACTCTTTCCAATGCGCGACTCGATAGCCTCATCATCGAGAATTGCAGCGGAAACGGAATTGAATGGTCGAACGATTACCCTGAGGGCGGCAAGGCAGGGCGAATTGACAATTGCGTGATCCGCAACAATGGTCTGAACGAACAAGACTATGCCGGCTGCACGTTCTACGCGGCAAGCCCAATTCTCGCCTGCAACGATTTTGAGAACAACAATAGTTGTGCCGTCTTTGCATTGGGTGATGCGGCGCCATCGTTCTACGATTGGGAGACCGCCAATACGGGAGCCAATGATTTCTCGGGAGTGGGCGGTTACCCCATCATCCGGATCAAGGAGGCTGCCCCGATCTTCGCCGGCGGCATGAACAACTTCATATTGGGTGAATGTGCCGCTTATTGCGAGGAGCTGTCCCCCACACCCAAAACGCATGACCTTCGCAACAACCACTTCGAGCCGAAAGCAAAGATCGAGTACTTCTTTCCGCCGGATCCGAAGTTCTGGCTGTTTGATCCCCAGAGTGATCCGGGTGTGTGCAAAGGGGAAATGATTCCTCCCCCTCCCCCCGGCGGTGGCAGCAAAGCTCTCTGCGACGGCGACTTGTTCATCGGCGCCAATGAACCAGACAGCGCCCGCAGTCACTACGCAGAGGCCGTTGCTCTATCCGGTGATACGGCGGCATCGGGAAGCGCAGCGTTGGAGCGACTGGCGAATCTTGATCCGATTCTTCCCCCGGTCGGTTTAGAACTGCAGAAGGATGCTCTTTTCAACCTTTCGTATAGCTTCGATGCGGACAGCAACTTCGATGCCGCGGACTCAACCCGCGATTCGATTATGGCAATCGCCAACGGTTTCGATTCACTGAGAATCGAATACGACTTGTGCGTTTCCGAGTTGTTGCGCTCCCAACCGGAGAAAAGCGGCGAAGTGGATTCTCGACAACGTGCGGCCGATCAACGGCATCGCTCAATTCTGCTCGACCGGTTGATGGGCATTCATCATAAGACGTCGAAGGAGCCTTCCGCCGTACCGAGAGTCTCTGCATTGCATCCGGCTTACCCGAATCCGTTCAACCCGTCCACTACCATTTGCTATGATGTGGAGTCTGCCGGTCTGGTCACGGTGGAGGTGTTTGACCTGATGGGACGAAAGGTAACCGTGCTTGTGAATCAGACGCTTTCTGCCGGTTCCTATTCGGTCACCTGGGACGCGAGAAGCGTGCCCTCGGGAATGTACTTCTGCAGAATGCAGGCCGGAGATTTCGTCAATACGAAAAAAATGGTGCTGCTAAGGTAG